The window TACGGTAGATTTTACATGCTAATGAATTCTTTTGTTTACTCTACAGCCGCAAATCTGCCACCGGGAAGCCTCAACAAGAACAAGATAGAAGTGCTCGATGAAGCCACATTCACTTTTAAGAACTCATCCGTCGAAGGAGGGCTCCTTGGCGTGCTTGTTAAATCACTCACCTATGAGTCCGTCTTCGTTCCATCTGGTGCTCATAGTTGCGTTGCGAAGCTCAAGTTTGAGTATGAAACAATTGGGGACAAAGATCTCACTGAAGAGGAACTAAAACCCAACAgagatggatcgatcggagtgcTCAAGGCCACCGAAGGATATCTACTTGCCAATCCTGATGTCTACGCTTAAGTTCATACACATCTCGCTCATCCAACCTTAGCAACTTCCTTTTCAACTTTGCTATCTGAGATTATGTTCCACTTTGAATCTTATTCAATAAATGTGATCAATAAATGGATGAATTATAGTTACTAAGAGAGCATTAATAAATGTTATTTGCTATTTTTGTCACTTGCTCTGTTTTCTATT is drawn from Zingiber officinale cultivar Zhangliang chromosome 1B, Zo_v1.1, whole genome shotgun sequence and contains these coding sequences:
- the LOC122004567 gene encoding pathogenesis-related protein STH-2-like → MVSGSCTDEVTLNVSAARLWKGAIEEPHILYPKLMPDFFSKAERIGEGVGAINVFYFAPAANLPPGSLNKNKIEVLDEATFTFKNSSVEGGLLGVLVKSLTYESVFVPSGAHSCVAKLKFEYETIGDKDLTEEELKPNRDGSIGVLKATEGYLLANPDVYA